From the genome of Capsicum annuum cultivar UCD-10X-F1 chromosome 4, UCD10Xv1.1, whole genome shotgun sequence:
catagctcgaattagagtatgaaagaggaacattctaactttattgcatgaactagaacatgaagaaagagagacattcctaaatgcccagtagcctcttgcttataagtatagcgcgctacacacccataaacaagactctacccgatgcgattttgcagacaccctgggacaatgaaccatgctctgataccaagtttgtcacgacccgaaccggggccctggcgaTGACGATCATTCCTGAACCGTGAAGGTCTGGgatgccctctgtctatctggtaatcatacacaacattcatacaataaaagataatgcggaaatagaaatctaatacagaaacatggtcagtctgaatgtgatcataatactgaaaaattgaaatccaaaatatatatggataataataatgtctgactcagtctgcgaaatctctactatgaactaaacaaaactatctgaaaactgggacaaggaccccagtagaccaaaacatgactaaagataaatatctgaaagtaaacaggccttctgaaatatagaaggctcactcTTGCAAAATTTGCTctgcgatctgaaatatctactatttatatggacccctagactgtgtccCAAAACCTGGAAGGAGAAGGGGTCAGCACAAATATACTGGCACGcgaagtaatccaaaataaagtatttgaacatatatataatagatgagagcaattttcatcaacacatcaCGTATAAAATAgcttctgaaaacacatgggcactttctgaaaacatATAACCTGTCTGTAACTTTCAAATtttgatctgtgtattacttctgagttagatggtatcccctacaagtctgatattccacgggcgatatggaatccgccattgactcggcagggaagcctccaacccgagtatgccgcaagggttggagttcctaaatctgatacgCTACACGACACTTAAGttagtgtataataatatactcgagtcggcaaatcacgattttaggcattgagttgcttgaactcaagccctcttcagggaatcacctaacatctctgtatgcctatttttaaccctttctgtacatgcaacattctgaatgtctaaaatcataatagtctaaaatgtctattagtctgagtctgatatggcattggtttgaattggtatcgtcataccaagacttgcaagtcatgatttctgatccataatacattaagctaaatatttcatttaaagcataatttataCCACCAAAAAcgtgcaactgatatagaagatttcgtgtttcaaaactcaagtcaaaatcatgcaaaaatttcatcaacatatggtggtctagcgTCTTTAgtaaatccatgcactctttcattacatgcattatgaacattaaatattcatgctagattccctctttagtgatttaaaaccacctttaaatcataacaagagttcaatcatttcatatagtgcttttcaaggatgcattgcaaaataattcatatgctatgagaaatctgaaaaattcataataggagggaattcaccgaaaatcatgctctcaacaagaattcattcttaaatacatggtttcatacattcatattctcaaatcactttgggaaaggtcaaaagaccaaaacaatggtgttaaaacatttaatacatgaatatatacatatattcaaaaaccccattttaaaacatgatttttctatgcccatgagaatttaaaaaaatctcgcgtacctctatttaagaaattgagggatgatcctTGAATCCTACaatgtggggattccaaatatctaattatcttccaaaacccacatttgaatcttgagttatttgggatttttgtttgaaaccctaaggggtgttcttgagagaaaatttgagaaaagaattatattttgatgaattgggggctaaatctggCATTATAGATGAAATTTaggtgaggtgaaatgactaaaatgcccctaagaaaacaaacaaagtcgaaactgtccctcagttgacaaactgacatgctgaagtaaaacgGGTATAATTCCTTACTCAAATGttgaatttggatgaaaccagttgcattggaaagaaaactcaaagatctttcatttgataggtagaagatctcccagttcattatattcagagagttatgatcatttgaagttgaacctgaaatgctgaaaactgggcaacaGGCTATgtgttttgctactgttttgaaatccaaacgcagccttatgcgttCCGAAAAATTTCGAAACTTATttgagatgtactatgagcttgtcCGATCGTAATGTAACTTGAAAATCTACATACGAAGGTTGGAAAGGTTGAAAAGTTATTTCgcaaagattgccagctaaaatgactctaagttacacttagaaaaattttcaagtttttaagtctaagagcactctattaaaggctaatccatgcacgaattttacggggtgttacagcagctcacttcaaactctcggccactttatctccaaagGCAGATGATGAGCGTGACTATATGTCCTGAGTTCCATACTCTAGCGCCGTCAGatctcttatgtatgcgatggtgtgttcTCGACTAAATTTATCTTATATCGTCAGTGCAGTTAGTAGATATATGGCAAATTCTGGCAAAGAACATTTGAAAGCATttcagtggattttcagatacttgcatggatctgttgatgtttgtttgcagtttgggtgaaatagagatggagtaatcgggtatgttgattttgattttacagaagatcatgataaaaggagatcccttacaggctatgttttcaccattagtggttgtgctattagtaggaaagctaccttacagactacAGTTGCTTTGTtaactactgaggcagagtataTGACTATTACAGAGGCATttaaggaagctatttggttgaggGGTCTGTTTGatgaacttagcaaagacttacagattactacaGTCTTTTTGCGACAGTCAGAGTGTCATCTTCCTCACGAAAGATCACATGTTTCACcagaggacaaagcacatcgatgttcGATATTATTTTGTGCGCGAAATTATTGCTtgtggtgatattgtggtaagcaagattagtactcatgataatTCTGCTGATATGATGAGCAAGATaataccaagtgccaagtttgagcattgcttggacttggttagtgttagttgttaagatgtgcccttagggacttttgtggaagaggtggagagtttgtcttgaaatggatttgagttttgaattagaattcgtgtcaaggtggagattgttagagttgtgacccgaatttttgttggtggacctttatgtttttgggtctaggacctatttgtacgcacgtaatatataagtgcgatttagtgggttattttattattcagaAAGTTCAtccttctccacattgtactctctctctATTATAGTGATACCTGCTCTACCTCTGCTCGTGGTTTTTCctgcaagggtttccacgtaaatctgtgtgttgttcttattttcttttacttgtgattGTTTATTCTGTCCGAATCATAACAGTTATTATATTATTCCCACTTCTTAGTTTAGAGCCTGAGTTGTCGCCTTTTAATATTGGTTATTTTAGCTTAATTTAGTACGTCAAACTGTCATTTTTTAATACTATGCCACTTAAATTAGTTCATCGagttatcatttttttaatattaattattgcACTATCCCACTTCTTAGTTTAGTGCACGAAGTTGTCGTCTTTTAATATTGATTATTGTAGCTTAATCTAGTGCATCAAGCTGTCATTTTTTAATAGTATCCCCACTTAAATTAGTTCTTCAAGCTGTCATTTTTTAATATTGATTATTGCACTATCTCCACTTCTTAATCTAGTGCATCAAACTGTCATTCTTTAATCAGGGGCGGACCCACATTGTCCGTATCGGGTGCTTGAGCACCCATTGAACCTCGTaaaaattctatatatttatataaaaaatacagtAAAATTGGTTATAATGTATTGTTAAGCACCCATAGACAAAGTAGCTGTTGGGTGCTTTTGTTTTGGTGTGAAACTTAAATACCTAGATGCTTATAGTGGTGTGGATTCGATTCCTAGTAGCACCTACAACCTCCAAATCCTGGATCCGCCCTGTCTTTAATACTGATTACTGTACTGTCCCCACTTAATTATTTAGTGTATCAAGCTTGCCATTTGTTAATATTGGTTAGTTTACTATATATATCCTTACTTCTGAATTTAAAGTTCAGTGACTACGTAACAAATTAACTATACCCATGGATTTCTTGCTCATTGCCCTTACACTGgctttctccttttttcttttcttgtttcttcACAAACTGTCGATCTCCTCAGCTAAAAGGCAGAGTAGGAATGTACCAAAAGCAGACAGAGCATGGCCGATTATCGGCCATCTCCACCTCCTCAATGGACCTCAAATGCCTCACGAAGTATTCGGTCATATGGCTGAAAAATATGGGCCTATTTTCCAATTAAAACTCGGAGTAAATCAAGTAGTAGTTGTGAGTGATCACAATATAGTTAAAGAATGTTTCACCACAAACGATATGGCCTTTGCAAATCGGCCCAAAACCTTAGCTTTAGAGATCTTAGGTTATAATTATGCCATGTTTGCGTTTGCACCTTATGGGTCGTACTGGCGAGAGATAAGGAAGATAGGCACAATTGAATTGCTTTCAGCTAGGCGAATTGAGATGTTTAGCCACATTCGAGAATTTGAAGTAAAATCAGCTGTTAAAGAGATTTATGATAAGGGTAATAATTTAAATGGTGTTGTGAAGATGGAGATGAAAGAATGGTTTGGAAATTTAATTATGAACATTATGATGAAGATCCTATTTGGAGTACAATACAAAGGTATATGATTATTTAGTTATACAAAGTTATATGATTATCTAGTTATGTTATATATGTTAACATTGGGTAAATTTCAGGCACTTTTTTTAGCTTATGTAATATaagtaaaataatcatcattatgGAGTTTCAAATTTACAGATGAAATTCCTTTAGAATATTGTAGTGGAGTTTCAAGTTCATAGATGAAACTTCCGCAGGATGTTGTCATGCGGAGTTTCACCAACGCGATTTAAAACTATGagagtgattattttttgataaataaggCTGAAAAGTGATCAGTTCTATGATAAAAATCCCAGAATGTTTGTACAGGTATAATGTTTTGTTTCAAATAATCTTTTAACCCTAAAGATTAAATATTAGATTCGCCTCTGCGACaggtgatgatgaagaagaaaaaaggaggGCTCAGAAAGCAACTCGGAGAAGTTTTGAATTGTTGGGGGCTTTTGTTGTGGCTGATTTTTTACCTTACCTAAGATGGCTGGATACTGGAGGCCATGAAAAGGCCTTGAAAGAAACTGCTAAAGAAATAGACTGCCTCGGCGAAGAGTGGTTAGTGGAACACAAAAGAAAGAGGAAATTAAGGGTAAATAGAAGTGGGGATGAAGAAGATTTCATGGATGTCATGTTATCCATTTGCGAAGACAAAGATCTTCCTGGTCATTTTGATGCTGATACCATTATCAAAGCTACTTGTATGGTAAGTTCTTAGTTACCCTCCTTAAAAACACATCTAaattaaattacaataatttGTTTTTAGCAAATACTAGATTGGTAATTTTGGAGGCAAATACCTTAATTCGGTAACTTTTTGTACTCTGTCCAAGGCTCCAAGTATTGGAGAATAGAGTTACCTGATAATTAACTGTGTTAATAGAAGCAAGGGTGAATTTATAGGCTAAATATGGGACATGTGAACCCATAATCTTTATGTAAAACTAGGTATTTTgtgaatatattttttagaattagTATAATATTATATGCAGGTGCCATGCAACAAGATGATTAAATGTGCACTTGGTTGAATGTTGAGTTGTTTACATAGAAGACTAGACATCAAATCCTATTtaaaacaatttttcttttttttttttgagtttagtAATACACTCATgttctaaaaattctaaattcGCCGTGTTAGAATAGCAtacatgacatatatatatactcatgAGTCATGACTCCGTTTTATTAATTTGTCTTAGTTTGCCTAAACATGgagtttttaaaagttaaaaaataattattgaatcATATGATACTGAACTAAATATACGTGCTTTAATTGTTTAAATTTTGTGCTcttaaatatatcatgtgatagTCATGAGATATTGAAATTATGAATTACATAATAGGAAAAGGTTGTTCATAAATTGGGATACATAGGAGTAATGTTAATCTTTCCCTAATTATGTTagtattttgttaaaataaactgttgattttttttgttttggattggTAGAGTATGCTATTGGCAAGTGTAGACACCACCATGGTAACTCTGACATGGACTTTATCTTTACTTCTAAACAACTACCAATCACTAAAAAAAGCTCAAGATGAGCTAGACACTCATGTTGGCAAGAACAGATGGGTCCAAGAATCGGACATCAAGAACTTAGTTTATCTTCAGGCTATTGTTAATGAATCGATGTGTTTATATCCACCCACACCAATTTTGCTACCCCACGAGTCGATTGAGGATTGTGTTGTTAGTGGCTATGATATACCAAAAGGCACTCGCTTATTTGTGAACATGTGGAAATTTCATCATGATCCGAATATTTGGCCAAATCCACACGAGTTTAAGCCAGAGAGGTTCTTGACGACTCATAAAGATGTTAATGTAAGGGGAAATCATTTTGAGTTAATTCCATTTGGTACCGGAAGAAGAATGTGCCCTGGAACTTCTTTGGCCCTTCAAGTTGTGTACTATGTGTTAGCTGTATTGCTACAAAGGTTTGATATTAAGAGGCCTTCTGATGAACCAATTGATATGAGTGAGAGCTTTGGATTGACAAATCTTAAAGCTTCTCCACTCGAAGTTCACCTTACTCCACGATTGAATTCTAATCTTTATGAATGAAATACCGATATTTTTCAATAGTTACAAtgttatatttaagttttatttatgtcttacaagagatttttacttgtaagaGGTTTGAAATTAATATATAAgagatctttgtatgtttat
Proteins encoded in this window:
- the LOC107867092 gene encoding cytochrome P450 CYP82D47 encodes the protein MDFLLIALTLAFSFFLFLFLHKLSISSAKRQSRNVPKADRAWPIIGHLHLLNGPQMPHEVFGHMAEKYGPIFQLKLGVNQVVVVSDHNIVKECFTTNDMAFANRPKTLALEILGYNYAMFAFAPYGSYWREIRKIGTIELLSARRIEMFSHIREFEVKSAVKEIYDKGNNLNGVVKMEMKEWFGNLIMNIMMKILFGVQYKGDDEEEKRRAQKATRRSFELLGAFVVADFLPYLRWLDTGGHEKALKETAKEIDCLGEEWLVEHKRKRKLRVNRSGDEEDFMDVMLSICEDKDLPGHFDADTIIKATCMSMLLASVDTTMVTLTWTLSLLLNNYQSLKKAQDELDTHVGKNRWVQESDIKNLVYLQAIVNESMCLYPPTPILLPHESIEDCVVSGYDIPKGTRLFVNMWKFHHDPNIWPNPHEFKPERFLTTHKDVNVRGNHFELIPFGTGRRMCPGTSLALQVVYYVLAVLLQRFDIKRPSDEPIDMSESFGLTNLKASPLEVHLTPRLNSNLYE